The Streptomyces cathayae DNA segment GTTGCCCGCGCGATGGTCGTGCCAGCCGACGAGCGGCCAGTACGCGAAGTCGGCGTCGGTGCGGATCAGGTGGTCGACGAAGTTCTCGAACCAGGCGCGCTGCCCGGCGCCCGTCTCGCCGCGGCCTCCGACACCGAACTCACTGATCCAGACGGGGGCGGTGAAGTGCCGGTCCTGTTCGGCCGAGACGTAGAAGGCCTGGCGGTTCAGCACGTCGATCAGTTCGGCGGGGGTGAGGTCCTGGTAGCGGGGGTCGCTGGTCTCGCCGATGCCGGTGGCACCGCTGTGGTTCGGGCCGGTGTAGCCGTAGAAGTGGGCGGAGTACACGAGCTTGCCGGAGTCGACGAGGGTGTGCGAGAGCCGGCGTACGGGTTCCAGCGTGGGGCGTCCGTGCGCGAAGCCGTCCACGGGGATGCCGGTCCAGTTGATGCCCTCGACGATGATGAGGAGGTCGGCGTTCGCCTCCGTCAGGATGCGGTCGCCCAGGCGCTGGGAGGCGGTGAACCAGTCGTGGTGGTCGCCCAGGCCCCAGTTGGGGTCGTCCCAGACGGTGCGGCGGACCTCGTTGTACAGGTCGGCGCCCACCACTCGCCGGTTGTCCCGGTAGCGGCGGGCCATGAACAGCCAGTCGTTCTCCCACTCCTCGGTGGACCGGCTCGCGTTCCAGCGTTCGTTGCCGTCGACCCCGCAGCACCAACGGGTGGTGTTGGTGTGGTTGTTGAGGATCACCGCGAGTCCGGAGGCGGTGAGTTCGCGGACCACGACGTCGTAGACCTGGAGCGGGGTCCTCCCGCGCAGGGCGGGGTTCGCGGCGACCGCGTCGTCCGTGACGGGGCGGCCGTCGTGGATCATCTCGTTGGAGAAGGGCAGCCGGATGCTGTTGAGCCCGAGCTCCCGGAAGCCGGCGATGATCTCGGCCATGGGAGCGCGGTCCAGGCCGAGGGGCATCCGGCCGGAGTTCTCCCCGGCGTGGTGGTTCGCGTCCTCGTCCCTGCTTCCCGAGCCGTTCCAGGTGCCGCTGGCTCCGTGCCAGTTGCCGGACCGCAGCTTGAAACGGTCGCCGTCCGCGTCGACGATCCAGCGGCCCCGGGTGCTGAGGGGCGCCGTCCAGTCCTCGGCGGAGGCGGAGGCCGAGACGGAGGCCGGCTCGGTGGCGGGTTCCTGCGGTGCCGCGGCAGCGGCGGCGGGTGTCAGGGGCACCAGGGGCGCCAGGAGGAGTACGGCGGCCAGAGCCGCCCTGCCGAAGAGTCCGCGCACGGTCACCACCCGGAGAAGAGAATTGTCATGCCCATTCTCGCTTCGCGACCATCATGGGGGCCGGTACGGCATTGGTCCAGTCCTGCACGCGGCCGAGTCGGCGCACACCGGGGGCCGTGCTACCGTGAAGAGTTGCAGTTTCGGTTACCAGAGGCCCAGAGACTTCGAGACGTCGAGCGAGACCGAGCAAGATCCGACAAGATCCAGCGAGACCGAGCAAGACGTCGAGTGAAGCTTCGAGTGCTCTTCCGACCTTCCGTCGACGAGCACTCTTTTTTGTTGCTGGAAAGCTTCGCGGCTCACCAGGAATACAGCCGGGTGGACCGTTGCTGCAACGACGGGCCCACAAGGTGTGGGCCCCGAGCACTGCCCTCAAGGGAGATCGAATATGGCATCTGGCACCGTGAAGTGGTTCAACGCGGAAAAGGGCTTCGGCTTCATCGAGCAGGACGGCGGCGGCCCCGACGTCTTCGCCCACTACTCGAACATCGCCACCTCGGGCTTCCGCGAGCTTCAGGAAGGCCAGAAGGTGACCTTCGACGTCACGCAGGGCCAGAAGGGCCCGCAGGCCGAGAACATCGTTCCCGCCTGACCCCGACGTCGACGCCGACGCGCGCCGCGTGGCCGGGACCCGCACTTCTGTGATGCGGGCCCCGGCCCACTGCGTTCCCCCTCTTCACCCTCTTTCCCCTCTTTCCCCGGCCCTCGGTCCGGCAACGAAGCCGGCTCCGTTCCCGCACCCCCGGCGCGCCCCGCTCTCGCTCTCGCGATCCGACGCTTCCGGCCGCCGGCCGGTCCTCCGTCTCACTGTCATTTCGGCTCATTCTTGCGAATCCTCGTGCGGCCGTGCAGGTCCCCGCCGAGAGGAATTCCTCGATACGTGCCGCATCGAGGAAGGTTCCGCATGAACCGCAACCACACAGCCCGTTCGAACAACAGCTCCTCCCGCTCCCGTACGGAGAAAGCCTCCACGGGCTCCGGCCGGGGCGGCCGCGTCCGCTCTCAGGGGTCGGGCCGCCAGGGCGCCGCCCCCCGTTCGGGCAAGGCCGGGCGCGGTGGCGGCCGCGGAGGCCGTCCCGCCGTGTCCGGTGGGGAGTTCGCCCCGCCGGTCACCCTCACCCCGGCACTGGAGCCGGTCGAGTCCTTCTCCGAACTCGACATGCCCGAGCGGCTGTTGACCGCCCTCGGGACCGAGGGCGTGACCACCCCGTTCCCGATCCAGGCCGCGACGCTGCCGAACTCGCTGGCCGGCCGGGACGTGCTGGGCCGCGGGCGCACCGGCTCGGGCAAGACGCTCGCCTTCGGCCTCGCCCTGCTGGCCCGCACCGACGGGCAGCGGGCCGAGCCCCGGCAGCCGCTGGCCCTCGTCCTCGTGCCCACCCGGGAACTCGCCCAGCAGGTCACCGACGCCCTCACCCCCTACGCACGCGCGCTGCGCCTGCGCATCGCCACCGTGGTCGGCGGGGTGTCGATCGGCCGGCAGGTGAGCGCCCTGCGCGCCGGGGCCGAGGTCGTCGTCGCGACGCCCGGCCGGCTCAAGGACCTCATCGACCGGGACGACTGCCGCCTGGACCAGGTCGCCGTCACCGTCCTGGACGAGGCGGACCAGATGGCCGACATGGGCTTCATGCCGCAGGTGACCGCCCTGCTCGACCAGGTGCGCCCCGGGGGCCAGCGCATGCTGTTCTCCGCGACGCTGGACCGCAACGTCGACCGTCTGGTGCGCACCTACCTCCACGATCCCGTGGTCCACTCGGTCGACCCGTCCGCGGGCGCGGTCACCACGATGGAGCACCACCTGCTGCACGTGGACGACGACGACAAGCACGCCACCACCACGGAGATCGCCGCCCGCGACGGGCGCGTGATCATGTTCCTGGACACCAAGCACGCCGCCGACCGGCTGGCCAAGAAGCTCCTCGCCGTCGGGGTGCGCGCCTCGGCCCTGCACGGCGGGAAGTCCCAGTCCCAGCGCACCCGGACCCTGACCCAGTTCAAGGACGGCCACGTCACGGTCCTGGTGGCCACCAACGTCGCGGCCCGCGGCATCCACGTCGACAACCTGGACCTCGTCGTCAACGTCGATCCGCCCAGCGACCACAAGGACTACCTGCACCGCGGCGGGCGCACCGCCCGGGCCGGCGAGTCCGGCACCGTCGTCACCCTGGTCCTGCCGCACCAGCGCCGCGACATGACCCGTCTGATGGGGGACGCCGGCATCACCCCGCAGACCACCCGGGTACGTCCCGGCGGGACCGAGCTGAACCGCATCACCGGAGCCCAGGCGCCCTCGGGTGTGCCCGTCGTCATCGCTCCGCCGCCCGCCCAGAACAAGCCCGCGCGTTCCGGCTCCTCCTCCCGCGGCCGACGCGGCCGACCCGGCCAGGGCCGCCGCCGCCCGGCCGCCAAGGGGTAGGCAGGCTCCGGCCGCCCGCCGAGGGGTGGGCAGGCTCCGGCCGCCTGTCGGCCGCCGCCCGCCGAGGGACCGGGCGGGCGGCTGCCCCGGGCAGGGCGGGTCAGTCGCAGGGGGCGACCAGGCCCACCCGGTGGGCGAGTACGACCGCCTGGACCCGGTCGCGCAGGCCGAGCTTGGTCAGGATGCGTGACACGTACGTCTTGACGGTCTCGCGGCTGATGACCATCCGGTCGGCGATCTCGGCGTTCGACAGGCCCTCGGCGATGAGTCTCAGCACCTCGGTCTCGCGGGGCGCCAGGGCGGACAGCGCCTCGGTGGCGGGGGCCCGGGGCCGGCGGATGCGGTCGGCGAACCTGCCGACGAGCCTGCGGGTGACGGCGGGCGCCAGCAGCGACTCGCCGGCGGCGACCGTGCGGATGCCGTCCACCAGGTCGCGCGGCGGTGCGTCCTTGAGCAGGAATCCGCTCGCGCCGGCCCGCAGCGCCTCGTACACGTACTCGTCGAGGTTGAAGGTGGTGACCACCAGGACCCTCACCGGCTCGGCGACACCCGGGCCGGCCAGCAGACGGGTCGCCTCGATTCCGTCCAGGAGCGGCATCCGGATGTCCATCACCACCACGTCCGGGCGCAGCCGCCGCGCCGCCTCCACCGTGGCGCGGCCGTCGCCCGCCTCGCCGACGACCTCGAGGTCCGGCTGCGCGCCGAAGATGGTGACGTAGCCGGTGCGTACGAGTTCCTGGTCGTCGCCGACCAGGACACGGATCGGGGCGCCGGAATCGGGGGCGGGGGCGAGCGCGGTCATCCGTGGCCTCCGGAGGGGATGCGGGCGGGCGCGCCGTACGGACGCGTCGTCAGGTCACCGGGCTCCGGGCGGTGTTGACACCACGACGTCGGCCACGTGCCGGGCCCAGGGCCCGGGAGCACATTACCGAACCGTGACCCCCCGACTGCTACCACGAGTAACTTACTTCTGGGTAATTTCGGTCCGGACCACCCCCCGAGCGGCGCGGAGGCCGCTTCCCACCTGTTGCTCCACAGGAGGTTCGCCATGCCCCCACGCTCGCGCACCGGACTTCTGGCCGCGGTGGTCACCGCCGCCTGCCTCGGCGCCCACGTGGTCGCCGCCGCCCCCGCCGCGGCGACGGACGAGACCGTGTCCCGGGGTGTCACCATCCCCGCGTTCTACCACCCGCCCGCCCACCTGCCCGCCGCCGACGGCGCCCTCGTCCGGAGCGAGCCCCTCCCGCTGGCCCTGCGCCTGCCCGGCCTCACGGGTCCGCTGCCGGGAAGCGCGACCCGGCTGATGTACAAGTCCACCGACTCCACCGGGCAACCGGTCGCCGTCACCGGCGCCTACCTCGAACCGGCCGCCCGCTGGAAGGCCGGCGGTCCCCGGCCCCTGGTCGCGGTGGCACCCGGCACCATGGGGCAGGGCGACCAGTGCGCCGCCTCCCTGGGGCTCGAGCACCCGCTGAGGCTCAACGGCCAGACGGTGTCCGTCGGTTACGAGAACCTGGCGGTCCACCGCCTCCTCGCGAAGGGCATCGCCGTGGTCGTCACCGACTACGCGGGCCTGGGCACGACCGACCGGCTGCACACCTACGTGAACCGGGTCGACGAGGCCCACGCGGTCCTGGACGCCGTCCGCGCCGCCCGCTCGGTGCGCGGCACCTCGGTCACCGCCGACTCCCCGGTCGGGCTCTTCGGATACAGCCAGGGCGGCGGGGCGAGTGCGGCGGCCGCCGAACTCCAGCCCTCCTACGCCCCCGACGTCCCCCTCGCCGGAACGTACGCCGGAGCACCGCCCGCCGACCTGGCCTCGGTCACCGAGGCCATCGACGGCAGTGAACTGGCGGGTGCGCTGGGCTGGTCGCTGAACGGCTTCCTCCAGTCCGACCCGTCCCTGAGACCCATCGCCGAGGCGCACCTGAACGCCGCCGGCAGGGCGGCCCTCACCGACCTGTCGACGATGTGCGTCGGCGACGCCCTCTTCGGCCACGGCTTCACCGAGAGCACCGGGTGGACCCGCGACGGGCGCTCCCTCAGCGACATCATCGCCACCACGCCGGCCCTCCGGGCGTTCCTGGAGAGCCAGCGCATCGGCACGCTGAAACCGTCCGGCCCCGTCCGCGTGGCGACGGGCGTCAGCGACGACCTCGTACCGCACGGACAGGCCCGCGGCCTCGCCGTCGACTGGTGCCGCAAGGGCGCCGACGTCACCTACAAGGCCGTCCTCCTGCCCGACGTCGGCAGCTCACTGCTCAACCACTTCGCACCGCTGCTGACCGACCAGGGCAGCGCCGTCGACTGGCTGACCGACCGGTTGTCCGGCAAACGGGCCGCCTCCGACTGCCGGAGCATGCCCGTACAGCCCTGACGGAGACGACCGGTCCTGGTGCCCGGCTCCCGAAAGCCGGGCACCACCACCGCGAAGCGCCGCCACGTCGAAGTGATCCGGGCCGCCGACGCCCGGCCGGGCCGGGGCTCGGCTACGCTCTTCGACCATGTCGCACCCTGACGATCTGCTCGTCGCCGTCGCCGCGATGGTCGAGGCCGATCGGGACAGCCAGATGTCACTCACCGTGGTGGTTCCCGGTGCCGTCATCACCGGACGGCTGGCCCCCGAGGCCCTGTGGAGGGAGCGGGTGGCCGAGGTGCTGCGCGACTCCGCGCGGCTGACCCACTTCGCCGTCCCGTTCACAGAGGCCGGCGGAGGCGGGGACCCGGCACGCCCCACCCACCTCCACTTCCACGTCGCCCGCATCCTCCAGGGGAGCTACGGCATCCCCGACACCGGGGGGATGTACCGCGTCGACCTCGCCGAGGTGAGCGCCTGGACGGTGGGGGACATCCGCTACGCGGACCAGTCGACGTAGTACGCGGACGAGGCCGGTCGACCGGGCGGCCGGTGGTCCACGGGGTTACGGGTTCACGGGGTTACGGGGTGAGGCCGATCGAGGCGCAGGCCGCCCGGTACTCGGCGGTGCAGATGTCCTTGACCTCGTAGACGTCGTCCCGGATCACCGTGTCCTGGATGTTGTCCCGCGTCAGGGCGACCACCGGGATCAGCATCGTCGGGATGTCCTTCCGCGTCGCACTGTCGACGCGGTCGACGGTCAGCGAGTCGAACTGGATGTCCCGCCCCTGGACCCGGGCCACCGCGATCTCCGCGGCGCCGCCCGCCGCGAGCCGGAACGACTTGTACACCGTCATGTGCTGCGTGCCCGCGACGATCCGCTGCACGGCCGCCAGGTCGGCGTCCTGCCCGGTCACCGGCGGGAGGTCGGAGACGCCCGCCTCCTCCAGCGCCTCGATGACGGCTCCGGCCATGCTGTCGTTCGCCGAGTAGACGGCGTCGACGTTGCCGGCTCCGATGGCGTCGATCGCCTTCTCCATGTTCGCCTTGGCGACCTCGGGCCTCCACTTGTCGGTGTCGTACGCCTTGGCTATCTCCACGTTCCCGTTCAACTCGTTGAGCGCGCCCCTCTTGAACAGGGCCGCGTTCGGGTCGGCGGGCGCGCCGTTCATCACGACGACCTTGCCCTTCTCCCCCCTGCCGCTGAGCTCGTCGACGATCGCGCGGCCCTGCACCTCGCCGACGAGCTCGTTGTCGTGCGACACGTACGCGTCGATCGGGCCCTCGGCGAGCCGGTCGTAGGCGATGACGGGAATGCCCGCCGCCTTGGCCTTCTTCACGTCCGGCCCGACGGCCCTGGAGTCCACCGCGGTCACCAGGATCACGTCGACCTCGTCGGCGATCATCCGGTCGAACTGCCGGCTCTGCTCGGCCGTGCTCCCCCCGGCGTTCGCGTAGACGACCTTGCCCTCCTTGCCGGTGAGAACGCCGACCCGCTCCGCGATGAGGGGACGGTCGAACTTCTCGTAGCGCGTCGCGTCGTCGTCGGGCAGGAGGAGACCCACCGTGATGTCGTTGCGCTTGCTCGGCGAGGCGGAGTCACCGCTCCCGTCACTGTCGCCGAACGCGCCGCACGCGGAGAGCGAGAGGAGCGAGAGGGCCGTGAGACCGGCCGTCACGAGGGTGGTGCGGGTGGTGCGAGGAGTACAGGGGTTCACATCAGGTGCCTTCCGGGCGAGGGTGCAGCGTGGCGACCGGTGGAAGCAGCCAACGCCGCGCGGCCCGTCGACGTCAAACCGTGCCCGCCCTGCGGTCCCACCCGCCGGTTCCACGCCCTGAACGGCCGTCACCGGTCCGATTTGTGACTGCGACGACCCGAATGGGCTGTGTGCTCCGCTCCGGAACCGCCGCCGCGCCAGGGGATTCTCACTGAACATCATTCAGCCCGGGGCGTTCCGGGCACCGCGTGCCGCGCATGCTCACGGCATTCACGCGAGGCGGGCAGAGAACGTGCGCAGGAGTGGCACACGGACTGCACACAGCGGCTCGCGGAGGTCGTTAGCGTGGCTGTTCCTGCTCCACCCGCTCTCGCGTGCGAACGCGAACGGGCCGTCTCCGGCTCGGCGGGTGCGTGCATGTCGACTCAGGAAGACAACGGATGGACTACTGCTCCACGTGTCGCCGGCATCTGAACGGCGCCCTGGTGTGCCCCGGATGCGGCGCCTACGCTCCCGACATCGCGCCGAGCGTCATGGGCGGGCGCACGGTTCCCGGCCCGTCGACGACGACCGCGCCCCCGGGCACGGAGGCCACCGGAGGCACCCGGGGCACGGAACGTGTCGACACGGGTGCCGGTACGCTCCCCGACGCCGACCTCGCCTCCACCGACGCCGAAGCCGACGCCGAAGTCGACCCCGCGGCGGAGCCCGCATCCGCGTCCGCGTCCGCGATGTCCGCGCCCACGGGGCGGGCGGCACGGCGACGGCAGCTGGCGCGGTGGAAGAAGACCCAGCGCCGCGCCCTGGTCGCCACGGCGGTGGCGCTCGTCGGCGGTGGTCTCACCGTCGCCTCGATGGACCGGGGTTCCGGCGACCGCACCCAGGCCGCGACGGCACCCGAGGTCAC contains these protein-coding regions:
- a CDS encoding glycoside hydrolase family 5 protein — its product is MRGLFGRAALAAVLLLAPLVPLTPAAAAAAPQEPATEPASVSASASAEDWTAPLSTRGRWIVDADGDRFKLRSGNWHGASGTWNGSGSRDEDANHHAGENSGRMPLGLDRAPMAEIIAGFRELGLNSIRLPFSNEMIHDGRPVTDDAVAANPALRGRTPLQVYDVVVRELTASGLAVILNNHTNTTRWCCGVDGNERWNASRSTEEWENDWLFMARRYRDNRRVVGADLYNEVRRTVWDDPNWGLGDHHDWFTASQRLGDRILTEANADLLIIVEGINWTGIPVDGFAHGRPTLEPVRRLSHTLVDSGKLVYSAHFYGYTGPNHSGATGIGETSDPRYQDLTPAELIDVLNRQAFYVSAEQDRHFTAPVWISEFGVGGRGETGAGQRAWFENFVDHLIRTDADFAYWPLVGWHDHRAGNGWALLHWDAAGHRMGLHDGDDWRAAAWTRLVGAPGRTGRIGPVADWSMLSPDHADFVASRRMRALPDWDSGARKAVCPDGQRLLGLSHTGNRGLCSDVTAGPLGDPAGGHRVVTDERYVAPGGDWASGYTKLQCPGGHFLSGYSVRGSAVSAALCTAARPGAITATAGRTVWFDRGDNRGPAPAGGDFGHGHYKGQCADGEYAAGIAYTGRLGSSRTPDALYCRPLG
- a CDS encoding DEAD/DEAH box helicase — its product is MNRNHTARSNNSSSRSRTEKASTGSGRGGRVRSQGSGRQGAAPRSGKAGRGGGRGGRPAVSGGEFAPPVTLTPALEPVESFSELDMPERLLTALGTEGVTTPFPIQAATLPNSLAGRDVLGRGRTGSGKTLAFGLALLARTDGQRAEPRQPLALVLVPTRELAQQVTDALTPYARALRLRIATVVGGVSIGRQVSALRAGAEVVVATPGRLKDLIDRDDCRLDQVAVTVLDEADQMADMGFMPQVTALLDQVRPGGQRMLFSATLDRNVDRLVRTYLHDPVVHSVDPSAGAVTTMEHHLLHVDDDDKHATTTEIAARDGRVIMFLDTKHAADRLAKKLLAVGVRASALHGGKSQSQRTRTLTQFKDGHVTVLVATNVAARGIHVDNLDLVVNVDPPSDHKDYLHRGGRTARAGESGTVVTLVLPHQRRDMTRLMGDAGITPQTTRVRPGGTELNRITGAQAPSGVPVVIAPPPAQNKPARSGSSSRGRRGRPGQGRRRPAAKG
- a CDS encoding lipase family protein, coding for MPPRSRTGLLAAVVTAACLGAHVVAAAPAAATDETVSRGVTIPAFYHPPAHLPAADGALVRSEPLPLALRLPGLTGPLPGSATRLMYKSTDSTGQPVAVTGAYLEPAARWKAGGPRPLVAVAPGTMGQGDQCAASLGLEHPLRLNGQTVSVGYENLAVHRLLAKGIAVVVTDYAGLGTTDRLHTYVNRVDEAHAVLDAVRAARSVRGTSVTADSPVGLFGYSQGGGASAAAAELQPSYAPDVPLAGTYAGAPPADLASVTEAIDGSELAGALGWSLNGFLQSDPSLRPIAEAHLNAAGRAALTDLSTMCVGDALFGHGFTESTGWTRDGRSLSDIIATTPALRAFLESQRIGTLKPSGPVRVATGVSDDLVPHGQARGLAVDWCRKGADVTYKAVLLPDVGSSLLNHFAPLLTDQGSAVDWLTDRLSGKRAASDCRSMPVQP
- a CDS encoding response regulator transcription factor, translated to MTALAPAPDSGAPIRVLVGDDQELVRTGYVTIFGAQPDLEVVGEAGDGRATVEAARRLRPDVVVMDIRMPLLDGIEATRLLAGPGVAEPVRVLVVTTFNLDEYVYEALRAGASGFLLKDAPPRDLVDGIRTVAAGESLLAPAVTRRLVGRFADRIRRPRAPATEALSALAPRETEVLRLIAEGLSNAEIADRMVISRETVKTYVSRILTKLGLRDRVQAVVLAHRVGLVAPCD
- a CDS encoding sugar ABC transporter substrate-binding protein, which gives rise to MNPCTPRTTRTTLVTAGLTALSLLSLSACGAFGDSDGSGDSASPSKRNDITVGLLLPDDDATRYEKFDRPLIAERVGVLTGKEGKVVYANAGGSTAEQSRQFDRMIADEVDVILVTAVDSRAVGPDVKKAKAAGIPVIAYDRLAEGPIDAYVSHDNELVGEVQGRAIVDELSGRGEKGKVVVMNGAPADPNAALFKRGALNELNGNVEIAKAYDTDKWRPEVAKANMEKAIDAIGAGNVDAVYSANDSMAGAVIEALEEAGVSDLPPVTGQDADLAAVQRIVAGTQHMTVYKSFRLAAGGAAEIAVARVQGRDIQFDSLTVDRVDSATRKDIPTMLIPVVALTRDNIQDTVIRDDVYEVKDICTAEYRAACASIGLTP
- a CDS encoding cold-shock protein produces the protein MASGTVKWFNAEKGFGFIEQDGGGPDVFAHYSNIATSGFRELQEGQKVTFDVTQGQKGPQAENIVPA